In one Rutidosis leptorrhynchoides isolate AG116_Rl617_1_P2 chromosome 8, CSIRO_AGI_Rlap_v1, whole genome shotgun sequence genomic region, the following are encoded:
- the LOC139863622 gene encoding uncharacterized protein — protein sequence MIPVASPWPFYKWAIDIVGPFPTGPGGVKFLFEGNPFSDWCQELNIKQTFTSVAHPQANGQCEVTNRDIVLGIKARLGLGRRGWIDELPNVLWAHRTTPKGATNETPFSLVYGSEAVIPAEINVLTMRIASFDESSNSEELRENLNLVEERREMAAIKEATNKQRIASYYNKRV from the exons ATGATACCGGTCGCATCTCCATGGCCATTctacaaatgggcaattgacatagtgggGCCATTCCCCACAGGACCAGGAGGTGTAAAGTTTCTG TTCGAGGGTAATCCATTCAGCGATTGGTGCCAAGAGCTGAACATAAAGCAAACATTCACATCAGTCGCACACCCCCAAGCAAATGGTCAGTGTGAAGTCACAAATCGGGATATCGTGTTAGGAATTAAAGCAAGGCTTGGATTGGGCCGAAGGGGTTGGATAGATGAACTTCCGAATGTACTGTGGGCACACCGCACAACTCCAAAAGGCGCGACCAATGAAACACCTTTCAGTTTGGTGTACGGCTCCGAGGCTGTAATACCCGCTGAAATAAATGTGCTAACTATGCGCATAGCttccttcgatgaaagtagcaaTAGCGAAGAACTGCGTGAAAATCTAAACTTAGTTGAAGAGCGCAGGGAAATGGCGGCCATAAAAGAAGCAACAAACAAACAAAGAATCGCAAGCTACTATAATAAGCGCGTATAA